In a single window of the Gossypium hirsutum isolate 1008001.06 chromosome A13, Gossypium_hirsutum_v2.1, whole genome shotgun sequence genome:
- the LOC107895054 gene encoding thioredoxin F-type, chloroplastic → MSLLQSSVYPPSTLRSSPSLSCTAAHPIASSHRVPSTSNSFVALESSSLKTVNSISSAKNNRRKGVVGKVRSSLETAGATVGQVTEVTKDTFWPIVNAAGDKTVVLDMYTQWCGPCKVIAPKFQELSEKYLDVVFLKLDCNQENKPLAKELGIRVVPTFKILKHNKIVKEVTGAKYDDLVAAIDTVRAT, encoded by the exons atgtcGCTCCTCCAATCCTCCGTCTATCCTCCGTCAACACTTCGTTCTTCGCCGTCACTGTCATGCACAGCGGCACACCCGATCGCTTCCTCCCATAGAGTTCCTTCCACTTCGAATTCCTTCGTCGCGTTAGAATCGTCATCGTTAAAGACCGTTAACTCTATTTCGAGCGCTAAGAACAACAGAAGGAAAGGCGTTGTCGGAAAGGTGAGGTCGAGCCTGGAGACAGCGGGAGCAACTGTGGGGCAGGTGACGGAGGTTACAAAGGACACCTTCTGGCCCATCGTTAACGCCGCGGGGGATAAAACCGTCGTCCTCGATATGTACACTCAATG gtGTGGTCCATGCAAAGTTATAGCTCCCAAGTTTCAAGAATTATCTGAAAAATACCTTGACGTTGTCTTTCTAAAGCTCGATTGCAATCAAGAAAATAAG CCATTGGCGAAGGAGCTTGGCATAAGAGTGGTTCCAACGTTCAAGATTCTGAAGCACAACAAGATAGTAAAGGAGGTGACAGGAGCAAAATATGATGACTTAGTTGCGGCCATCGATACTGTTAGAGCTACCTAA